In Chlorocebus sabaeus isolate Y175 chromosome 5, mChlSab1.0.hap1, whole genome shotgun sequence, one genomic interval encodes:
- the WDR90 gene encoding WD repeat-containing protein 90 isoform X5 yields MTAEVMAEVAPLSGSRCQAPRCVSRAGRADAKAGSSSGAMAPGSARRARVPGSGIPASRVGGRGAQGPRLGPEARVPARAGYRLPGAHPRAPGAWLPSGARTRPARLAGVGVAGEGAGSPGPTGSCLVPEARLSPAVAPARVAGPPDARRPLPAAWQHPFLNVFRHFRVDEWKRSAKQGDVAVVTDKTLKGAVYRIRGSVSAANYIQLPKNSTQSLGLTGRYLYVLFRPLPSKHFVIHLDVSTEDNQVIRVSFSNLFKEFKSTATRLQFPFVLEARTPQRALVGLVPHGARWTCLQLDLQDILLVYLNRRYGHLKSVRLCASLLVRNLYTSDLCFEPAISGAPWAKLPVTPMPREMAFPVPKGESWHDRYVHVRFPSNSLKVPSKPIDKSCSPPEAVLLGLGPQPLPCPVASGKPVQFSVSPVVQTPSPTASGQAPLAPRPFPEVSLSQERSEASNSDGPVFHSLEPWAQVKASDVPTTAAGTHVLTHESTEVPVALEDASSCKRFLPDPILRLKGVIGFGGHSTRQALWTPDGTAVVYPCHAVIVVLLVDTGEQRFFLGHTDKVSALALDGSSSLLASAQARTPSVMRLWDFQTGRCLCLFQSPVHVVCSLSFSDSGALLCGVGKDRHGRTMVVAWGTGQVGLGGEVVVLAKAHTDFDVQAFRVTFFDETRMASCGQGSVRLWRLRGGALRSCPVDLGEHHVLQFTDLAFKQAQDGCPEPSAAMLFVCSRSGHILEIDCRCMVVRHARRLLPTQTPGGPHPQKQTFSTGPGIAISSLSVSPAMCAVGSADGYLRLWPLDFSSVLLEAEHEGPVSSVCVSPDGLRVLSATSSGHLGFLDTPSRVYHMLARSHTAPVLALATEQRRGQLATVSQDRTVRIWDLATLQQLYDFTSSEEAPCTVTFHPTRSIFFCGFSSGAVRSFSLEAAEVLVEHTCHQGAITGLTATPDGRLLFSSCSRGSLAQYNCADPQWHVLRVAADMVWPDAPASPSTLAVSRDGRLLAFVGPSKHTVTLMCSASLDELLRVDISTLDLASGRLDSAMAVCFGPAALGHLLVSTSSNRVVVLDAASGRIIRELPGVHPERCSSLMLSEDARFLLMAAGRAVKVWDYTTQASPGPQVYIGHSEPVQAVTFSPDQQQVLSAGDAVFLWDILATTERQVPTLSCVCLGPPALLKPSLLLLQRPKVPWALPSLRGRAPYSPGLGTGQLEDAASRASELPQQQVPKPSQASPPRLGICARPPEGGDGTSVTKNSGAPCTTCPASHKAFTPARASRGPHSAKGTSLPPASGEWLRLKAVVGYSGNGRANMVWRPDTGFFAYTCGRLVVVEDLHSGAQQHWPGHPAEISTLALSHSAQVLASASGRSSMTAHCQIRVWDVSGGLCQHLISHRSTTVLALAFSPDDRLLVTLGDHDGRTLALWGTATYDLVSSTRLPEPVHGVAFNPWDAGELTCVGQGTVTFWLLQQRGADISLQVHREQVPETVGAGELTSLCYGAPPLLYCGTSSGQVCVWDTRAGRCFLSWEADDGGIGLLLCSSSRLVSGSSTGRLRLWVVGALSELRCEGSGARSSSVFMERELVLDGAVVSASFDDSVDMGVVGTRAGTLWFISWAEGTSTRLISGHRSKVNEVVFSPGESHCATCGEDGSVRVWALASMELVIQFQVLNQDPCEF; encoded by the exons ATGACGGCGGAAGTGATGGCGGAAGTAGCACCGTTGTCAGGCAGCCGTTGCCAGGCGCCGCGCTGCGTGTCCCGCGCTGGGCGCGCGGACGCTAAGGCGGGAAGCTCGAGCGGCGCCATGGCCCCAGGTAGCGCGCGGCGGGCGCGGGTCCCGGGTTCCGGGATTCCGGCGTCCAGGGTCGGCGGCCGGGGCGCTCAGGGCCCCCGCCTAGGCCCCGAGGCCAGAGTCCCCGCTCGGGCAGGGTACCGCCTGCCGGGCGCCCACCCTCGGGCTCCCGGAGCTTGGCTTCCCTCGGGCGCCCGGACTCGTCCCGCCCGCCTCGCTGGCGTTGGCGTCGCCGGGGAAGGCGCGGGGAGCCCTGGCCCCACCGGCTCCTGCCTGGTCCCCGAGGCCCGGCTCAGCCCCGCAGTGGCTCCCGCTCGCGTGGCCGGGCCCCCTGACGCCCGCCGCCCGCTCCCCGCAGCGTGGCAGCACCCGTTCCTCAACGTCTTCAGACACTTCCGGGTGGACGAGTGGAAGCGCTCCGCCAAGCAGGGGGACGTGGCCGTGGTGACG GACAAGACCCTGAAGGGCGCCGTGTATCGCATTCGGGGCTCAGTCTCTGCCGCCAACTACATCCAGCTGCCTAAGAACAGCACCCAGTCCCTGGGGCTGACCGGGCGGTACCTGTATGTGCTCTTTCGGCCCCTGCCCAGCAAGCACTTCGTTATCCACTTGGATGTGTCCACCGAG GACAACCAGGTCATCCGTGTGTCTTTCTCCAACCTCTTCAAGGAATTTAAATCTACGGCCACCCGGCTCCAGTTTCCCTTCGTCCTGGAGGCCAGGACACCCCAGAGAG CTCTGGTGGGTTTGGTCCCCCATGGAGCCCGCTGGACCTGCCTGCAGCTCGACCTGCAGGACATTCTCCTGGTTTACCTGAACCGTCGCTACGGCCATCTCAAGAGCGTCAGGCTGTGCGCCAGCCTGCTGGTCAGGAACCTTTACACCAGCGACCTGTGCTTTGAGCCTG CCATCTCTGGGGCCCCGTGGGCAAAGCTGCCCGTCACTCCTATGCCTCGGGAAATGGCTTTCCCTGTGCCCAAGGGAGAGAGTTGGCATGACCGCTACGTCCATGTCCG GTTTCCAAGCAACAGCTTGAAAGTGCCTTCCAAGCCGATTGACAAGAGCTGTTCACCTCCTGAGGCAG TCCTCCTGGGGCTGGGGCCACAGCCTCTCCCTTGCCCGGTGGCCTCCGGCAAACCTGTGCAATTCAGTGTGTCTCCAGTGGTCCAGACACCCAGCCCCACAGCC TCCGGCCAGGCCCCCTTGGCACCCAGGCCCTTCCCAGAGGTCAGCCTGTCCCAAGAGCGCTCAGAGGCCTCCAACTCGGATGGCCCCGTTTTCCATAGCCTTGAGCCCTGGGCCCAGGTGAAGGCCTCTGACGTCCCCACGACTGCTGCCGGCACCCACGTGTTGACTCACGAGTCGACTGAGGTGCCTGTGGCCCTTGAGGACGCCAGCTCCTGCAAG CGCTTCCTCCCGGACCCTATCCTGAGGCTCAAGGGCGTCATCGGCTTTGGGGGCCACAGCACCAGACAG gccctgtggacCCCGGACGGGACAGCTGTTGTATACCCCTGCCATGCGGTCATCGTCGTCCTGCTCGTGGACACGGGGGAGCAGCGCTTCTTCCTCGGCCACACAGACAAG GTATCCGCCCTGGCGCTGGATGGCAGCAGCTCACTATTGGCCTCGGCCCAGGCAAGGACCCCCAGTGTGATGCGGCTCTGGGACTTCCAGACCGGGCGGTGCCTGTGCCTGTTCCAGAGCCCAGTGCATGTCGTCTGCTCCCTCAG CTTCTCTGACAGTGGGGCCCTTCTCTGCGGGGTTGGCAAGGACCGCCACGGGAGGACG ATGGTGGTGGCCTGGGGCACTGGCCAGGTGGGCCTCGGTGGCGAGGTGGTCGTTCTGGCAAAGGCGCACACTGACTTTGACGTCCAGGCCTTCCGGGTCACCTTTTTTGATGAAACCAG GATGGCATCGTGTGGGCAGGGCAGCGTGCGGCTCTGGCGGCTGCGTGGCGGGGCGCTGCGTTCCTGCCCCGTGGACCTGGGGGAGCACCACGTGCTGCAGTTCACCGACCTCGCCTTCAAGCAGGCCCAGGACGGCTGCCCGGAACCCTCGGCTGCCATGCT CTTCGTGTGCAGCCGCAGCGGCCACATCTTGGAGATCGACTGTCGGTGCATGGTCGTGCGGCATGCCCGCCGCCTGCTCCCCACACAGACTCCGGGCGGCCCCCACCCGCAGAAACAGACCTTCAGCACAG GCCCCGGCATTGCCATCAGCAGCCTCAGTGTCTCCCCGGCCATGTGTGCTGTGGGTTCTGCGGACGGCTACTTGCGGCTCTGGCCCCTGGACTTTTCCTCGGTGCTCCTGGAGGCAG AGCACGAGGGCCCCGTCAGCTCAGTCTGTGTCAGCCCCGACGGCCTCCGTGTGCTGTCCGCCACCTCCTCGGGCCACCTGGGCTTCCTGGACACGCCGTCCCGGGTGTACCACATGCTGGCTCGCTCCCACACCGCCCCAGTGCTGGCCCTCGCCACGGAGCAGAGGCGGGGACAGCTGGCCACCGTGTCCCAGGACCGCACCGTCCGCATCTGGGACCTGGCCACCCTGCAGCAG CTGTACGACTTCACATCATCAGAGGAGGCCCCCTGCACCGTCACCTTCCACCCCACAAGGTCGATCTTCTTCTGCGGCTTTAGCAGTGGGGCCGTGCGCTCCTTCAGCCTGGAGGCCGCTGAGGTCCTGGTGGAACACAC GTGCCACCAAGGAGCCATCACCGGCCTGACCGCCACCCCTGACGGCCGCCTGCTCTTCAGCTCCTGCTCCCGGGGCTCCCTGGCCCAGTACAACTGTGCGGACCCCCAGTGGCATGTCCTCCGAGTGGCAG CGGACATGGTATGGCCGGATGCCCCTGCGAGCCCCAGCACTCTGGCAGTCAGCAGGGATGGCCGCCTGCTGGCCTTCGTGGGACCCTCCAAGCACACAGTGACACTTATGTGCTCGGCCTCCCTGGACGAG CTGCTGCGAGTCGACATCAGCACTCTGGACCTGGCCAGCGGCCGCCTGGACTCAGCCATGGCTGTGTGCTTTGGCCCTGCAGCCCTGGGCCACCTGCTGGTGTCCACCTCATCCAACAGAGTCGTGGTGCTGGATGCTGCGTCAGGCCGCATCATCCGGGAG CTGCCCGGTGTCCACCCTGAGCGCTGCTCCTCCTTGATGCTCAGTGAGGATGCCCGCTTCCTGCTGATGGCCGCTGGCCGGGCGGTCAAGGTGTGGGACTACACGACACAGGCCAGCCCAGGCCCCCAG GTGTACATCGGCCACTCGGAGCCTGTGCAGGCTGTGACCTTCTCTCCTGACCAGCAGCAGGTCCTCAGCGCAGGGGACGCCGTCTTCCTCTGGGATATCCTGGCCACTACTGAGAGGCAAGTGCCTACTCTCAGCTGTGTCTGCTTAGGCCCCCCGGCCCTCCTGAAaccctctctcctccttctccagcGACCAAAGGTTCCCTGGGCCCTCCCCAGCCTGCGAGGCAG GGCTCCTTATTCCCCAGGCCTGGGCACAGGACAGCTAGAGGATGCTGCGTCCAGGGCCAGTGAGCTCCCCCAGCAGCAGGTCCCCAAGCCATCTCAGGCATCTCCACCACGGCTGGGCATTTGTGCCAGGCCTCCCGAAGGTGGCGATG GCACCAGTGTCACCAAGAATTCAGGGGCCCCATGCACCACCTGCCCAGCTTCCCACAAGGCCTTCACACCTGCCAGGGCCAGCCGCGGCCCCCACTCTGCCAAG GGCACTTCCCTGCCTCCCGCCAGCGGTGAGTGGCTGCGTCTGAAGGCTGTCGTTGGCTACAGCGGGAATGGGCGGGCCAACATGGTCTGGAGGCCGGACACAG GCTTCTTTGCCTACACGTGCGGCCGCCTGGTGGTGGTGGAAGACCTGCACTCTGGCGCCCAGCAGCACTGGCCCGGCCACCCTGCGGAGATCTCCACGCTGGCCCTCAGCCACAGTGCCCAG GTCTTGGCCTCTGCCTCGGGCCGTAGCAGCATGACTGCCCATTGTCAGATCCGCGTCTGGGACGTGTCTGGTGGCCTCTGCCAGCATCTCATTTCCCACCGTAGCACCACTGtgctggccctggccttctcacCAGATGACAGGCTTCTCGTCACATTGG GGGACCACGACGGCCGCACCCTCGCCCTGTGGGGCACGGCCACCTATGACCTTGTGTCCTCCACCCGCCTCCCGGAGCCGGTTCATGGCGTGGCCTTCAACCCCTGGGACGCCGGCGAGCTCACCTGTGTGGGCCAGGGCACTGTCACCTTCTGGCTCCTGCAGCAACGCGGGGCAGACATCAGCCTTCAG GTGCATCGAGAGCAAGTCCCAGAGACAGTGGGGGCTGGAGAGCTGACCTCGCTCTGCTACGGGGCACCTCCCCTGCTTTATTGTGGCACCAGCTCCGGCCAGGTCTGTGTCTGGGACACACGTGCTGGCCGCTGCTTCCTGTCCTGGGAGGCAGACGACGGTGGCATTG GGCTGTTGCTGTGTTCGAGCTCTCGACTGGTCAGCGGCAGCAGCACAGGGCGGCTTCGCCTGTGGGTTGTGGGGGCTCTGTCGGAGCTGAGGTGTGAGGGCTCAGGCGCCAG GTCCAGTTCTGTGTTCATGGAACGCGAGCTGGTGCTGGACGGGGCTGTGGTGAGCGCCAGCTTCGATGACAGCGTGGACATGGGCGTCGTGGGCACCAGAGCAGGCACGCTCTGGTTCATCAGCTGGGCCGAGGGCACTAGCACACGTCTCATCAGTGGCCACAGGAGCAAG GTGAACGAGGTGGTCTTCAGCCCCGGGGAGTCCCACTGTGCCACGTGCGGTGAGGACGGGAGTGTGCGGGTGTGGGCCTTGGCCAGCATGGAGCTTGTGATCCAGTTCCAGGTGCTGAACCAG GACCCCTGTGAGTTTTGA